From a region of the Tenggerimyces flavus genome:
- the thiS gene encoding sulfur carrier protein ThiS, with protein MEIRVNGSSRHFAGDLTVAALLELVDAPKTGVAVAIDSSVVRRAEWPTTYVRDGAVVEILTAVQGG; from the coding sequence ATGGAAATAAGGGTGAACGGCTCCTCGCGCCACTTCGCCGGCGACCTGACCGTCGCCGCGTTGCTCGAACTGGTCGACGCCCCGAAGACCGGTGTCGCCGTGGCGATCGACAGCAGCGTGGTGCGGCGTGCGGAGTGGCCGACGACGTACGTCCGCGACGGCGCGGTCGTCGAGATCCTCACCGCCGTTCAGGGAGGTTGA